From one Lolium rigidum isolate FL_2022 chromosome 4, APGP_CSIRO_Lrig_0.1, whole genome shotgun sequence genomic stretch:
- the LOC124707246 gene encoding calcineurin B-like protein 4, whose amino-acid sequence MGCASSSKRRRRAPGYEDPAVLAAQTSFTVNEVEALYELYKKLSFSIIKDGLIHKEEFQLALFRTSKGANLFADRVFDLFDLKRNGVIEFGEFVRSLSIFHPKASESDKTKFAFKLYDLRGTGYIEKEELREMVLALLDESDLCLSDSAVEEIVDSTFNQADTNGDGRIDPREWEEFVKKNPASLRNMSLPYLQDITTAFPSFVMHSEVEDCGGIDK is encoded by the exons ATGGGCTGCGCTTCGTCGTCGAAGCGGCGCAGGCGCGCGCCGGGGTACGAGGACCCCGCCGTGCTCGCCGCCCAGACCTCCT TCACGGTGAACGAGGTGGAGGCGCTGTACGAGCTCTACAAGAAGCTCAGCTTCTCCATCATCAAAGACGGCCTCATCCACAAG GAGGAGTTCCAGCTCGCCTTGTTCAGGACCAGCAAGGGAGCCAACCTCTTCGCCGACAGGGTCTTCGACCTCTTCGATCTCAAGCGCAACGGGGTGATCGAGTTCGGGGAGTTCGTGCGCTCGCTCAGCATATTCCACCCAAAAGCATCTGAATCGGACAAGACCAAGT TTGCATTCAAATTGTATGATTTAAGGGGCACAGGATACATCGAGAAAGAAGAG CTTAGAGAGATGGTCCTGGCACTTCTTGACGAGTCCGATCTGTGCCTTTCTGACAGCGCTGTGGAGGAGATTGTGGACAGC ACATTCAATCAGGCAGACACTAACGGCGATGGTAGGATAGACCCCAGGGAGTGGGAGGAGTTCGTCAAGAAGAACCCAGCTTCACTCAGGAACATGTCACTACCCTATCTTCA GGACATTACAACGGCGTTTCCAAGCTTTGTAATGCATTCAGAAGTTGAAGATTGCGGCGGAATCGACAAATAA
- the LOC124648398 gene encoding uncharacterized membrane protein YuiD-like, giving the protein MPLQHPVEQQQCRLSPPAASQPSSTPSPRPPKPTRRRRRLLQTLASIPADAAAPSPPPPSLSRLLAAALRGGRVCGELPDLLSAGGAGRGAGIGTLLMSTTAAAVTKARESPYILALAANPTFVSGMLAFAAAQVAKVVLTSVVERRWSPRMLCSSGGMPSSHSALCTALTASVALCHGVRDALFPVCLGFSLIVMYDATGVRRHAGMQAQVLNKIVEDLFQGHPISERKLKELLGHTPSQVFAGAFLGILVAWFCCQGCIAAI; this is encoded by the exons ATGCCGCTGCAACACCCCGTTG AGCAGCAGCAATGCAGGCTTTCACCTCCAGCCGCTTCCCAACCCTCCTCGACCCCATCTCCAAGGCCGCCAAagcccacgcgccgccgccgccgcctgctgcaAACGCTAGCCTCCATCCCCgccgatgccgccgcgccgtcgccgccgcccccgtcaCTCTCCcggctcctcgccgccgcgctgCGGGGAGGACGCGTCTGCGGGGAGCTCCCCGACCTACTCTCGGCCGGCGGGGCAGGAAGAGGGGCGGGGATAGGGACGCTGCTGATGagcacgacggcggcggcggtgaccaAGGCGCGGGAGAGCCCCTACATCCTCGCGCTGGCGGCCAACCCAACGTTCGTGTCCGGGATGCTGGCCTTCGCGGCGGCGCAGGTCGCCAAGGTCGTGCTCACCTCCGTGGTGGAGCGGCGGTGGAGCCCGCGGATGCTGTGCAGCTCCGGCGGGATGCCCTCCTCGCACTCCGCGCTCTGCACCGCGCTCACCGCCTCCGTCGCGCTCTGCCACGGCGTCCGCGACGCGCTCTTCCCCGTGTGTCTTGGGTTCAGTCTCATTGTCATGTACGACGCCACGGGCGTCAGGCGCCACGCCGGGATGCAGGCCCAG GTACTCAATAAGATCGTTGAGGACCTGTTCCAAGGCCACCCCATCAGCGAAAGGAAACTCAAGGAGTTGTTAGGGCACACCCCATCTCAGGTCTTCGCCGGCGCCTTTCTGGGCATCCTCGTGGCCTGGTTCTGTTGCCAAGGTTGTATTGCTGCCATTTGA